Genomic DNA from Hordeum vulgare subsp. vulgare chromosome 2H, MorexV3_pseudomolecules_assembly, whole genome shotgun sequence:
AGAAAGTTATCACACCCGGAAGAAAAAGGTACTACGAATGGTCAAAAGACGAACGTGACTGAAACGATGAAATAAATGCGCTTTTTGAAAAGAAGAAAAACTGAAAAATACAACTGAAAACTCTCAGACTTTATGGGCTCCCACACGAGATGAAATGAAATGGGAAACCAACCCAGTGATGAGGCAGGAGAGACCAGCCCAAGAAGGAGAGTGCGCGACTCAACGGATAGATACATGCTGACACGGGCCGCGCCACTTTTTTTCGGTTTGCGGACCCTCCTCTTCCCTTCTCTTCCTGGCGCGGGCACCAACCGTCTCCCCCTTCCCCGATTCGACCGTTGGAACGAGAGCACCGCACCGCACCGCACCGCACGAGGAAAGTAgtaaaaagaaaaactaaatCTGCAGcaactgcacacacacacacacacacttcacgACCGTTGCGCCACTACACCCTTCAAACACCACAAAGACTCCAcgatcctctctctctctctcgcccactGGTCAACAAAGCCAAAGAAGGAACGCCGTTAGAAAGAAGAGCGAGGAGTGCttctccgtcgccgtcgccgtcgccgtcgccgccgcgccAATGGGGTGCATCTCGTCGAAGCTCCTCCCGCCCGGGCCAGGAGGCCGCAACGGCGCCGAGCGCGCCACCGTGCGAGGCCGCGTGGACCACGTCGTCTCCCTCACCTCCACCACCTACGGCGTCCTCGACCTGCAGATCAAGCACGGCGCCGCAGCTGGGGCCAAGGAGCTGCCGTTGCCGCAGGAGCAGGAGAAGCCGATAAGCCGGGAGTGGAAGCGCGCGCCCGCCAAGCGACCGCCGCCCCTCGTCGTCCCAGGCGCCAAGAAGCCGGCTCCGGCGCTCAAGCCGGAGTCCGGCATGGAGGTGATCAACGCGTGGGAGATCATGGCCGGGCTGGAGGACGCCGATTCGCCTGCCAAGAAGCCGGCCAAGCCCGGCCGCTGGTCTCCGGCCAGGGTCCTCGCCATGGCTCTGTCGTCGCCGAAGAGGTCTTCGGCGAAGCGGAGGAACACGCCGGGGAAGGAGAACAGCCCGCTGCAGCGTTGCTCCGGCAACAGCAAGCCCAGCGACGTCGCCGACGAGGACAGAATCCTCCGCCCGTACAACTCCATCGATAACTCCAAGCTGTCCAGGGCGTCCAAGAGATTCTCCCCGGGAAGCGCCCGGGTCGCCCGAAAGCCCACCGGGGCCGAGACCGGCGGCATGTCGTCGTCGCGCCGGAGCCTGAGCCCGCTGTTCGACCCGGAGCTCCTCGCGTCCATCGAGCGGGAGCTGTCGGAGGAAGGCGCGCACATCAAGCGGGTGATTGGGTCCGAGAAGCCCAAGCAGCCGAAGGTGATTCCGGCGATCGTGGCGGAGGGCAAGTGCCCGCCCGGCGGCGCGGACGCGGTCGTGCTCTACACCACCACCCTCCGCGGCATCCGCAGGACGTTCGAGGAGTGCAACGCGGTGCGCGCCGCGATCGAGGCCCACGACGTGAAGGTCATCGAGCGGGACGTGTCCATGGACTCGGGCTACCGGGAGGAGCTGCGGCTGCTGCTGGGCGGGCGGGAGCTGCGCGTGCCCGCGGTGTTCGTCCGGGGCAAGCACGTCGGCGGCGCCGCCGAGGTGACGAGGATGGAGGAGGAGGGCAAGCTCAAGGCCCTGCTCCAGGGGCTGCCGCGGGCGCGAGTCTGGTGCGCGGGCTGCGCCGGCGTCAGGTTCGTCATGTGCAGGGACTGCAACGGCAGCCGCAAGGTGCGCGTCGACGGCGAGCCGAAGGAGACGGTCCAGTGCGGCGAGTGCAACGAGAACGGCCTCGTCCGGTGCCCCATTTGCTCGTGATGAGGCGGCAGCTGTGGATTGGATTGGATTGTGACACTGGGTTGATTTGCTTGTCTACCCGTCTGGTGTTTGAGCTGTGATTTTGCATTGTGTTTGTTGCGCTCTGCAACCTGCTAATTAAGCACCTGTAATGCGTACCCGTTCATATTGATTCGTATCTAATTAAATTGCTTTTCATTCTTTCCTATTGAAGCTGCTTTCAGAtggcttttttttcttcttctcaagAAAAGACATCCAAATAACGTCTTAGATCTGATCATCATAACGCCCGTCTGGATGTATGCATCCCATGAACTTCACGTAGGAATGGTTGTTGATGTTGAATGAAATGAATGACACTTGAtggatattatgtatgtgcgctATTGTAATCTGTTCTGGTTTGTGTGAGACTTGGCAGTGTTGTTCTAAAAGGAAAAAAGTCTGTTTTCAACTTTAAACTTATAGAAGTTTGGCAAAATAAACCCTTAAATCAAAATTCCGACCGATTGCACTCTGAACTATGCAATCTCGGTCATTTGGCAAACGTGGATCGTCAAAGTATGATCGGAATTGATGCCATTTTGCACCGTTCCTTGTTGGGCCAACCCGTTTTTGATTATTTTTCCTTCTTTAACGTGTGcagattttttccttttttaaaaaTGCAAAAATAAGCACGGATGATGACCCGAATAAAAGACCTCCCTTTTTCCATTGTGTTCACTTgcttcctttttcttccttttcttttttattttattttattttttccattttatttttatgtttacaTTTTTTCTTAAATTTGTGGCTATCTTAGTaggaaatagaaaacaaaaaaacatcatgaaccagatttccaaaaaaataaaatggtcACGAAATTTCTAATATGTCACATACTTCAGAATATGTTtgtaatttttttggaatttcgGAAACCATTTTTTTTAATGTTCACAAATTAAAAAATGTTTatgatttcaaaatttgttcaagtTTTCAAAAGTTGTGTGTATCGAAACAAACATGAATTCCGAAAATATTTTCATTTTCGGAACAATATTAGGCATTTAATTGTTTTCTTAAATTTTTGAGAAACATACAAATATTTGTAAACAGTGGGTGAGCTAGCGAATTGTCGGAGTCTCGCCACACCGCAAACTCAAATACTACACTTTTGTCATACAAAAAAAGTACATCTTTAGAAAAGTGTGTAAAAATAAATCAAGTAACAAAAAATGTCATAATGTTAAATTACTAACAATAAtgttgaaaagtgtttcaaaactTAGATTGGCAGCTCGCGCTCGTCCCCGGGTGCTGCCCCAACCAAAACAATAATGCATTGGCAGCTCGCGCTCGTGGTCTCGAGCACACGAGTGGCTCCACAGGCATGGCACGGGAAGCTCCCGTACTAATCGCTGCTTCTCCGGCTGCCTCAAGTGACGCCTCACGACCACGATGGGTGTGACCTCTGGCTCAGCCGCGAGGCTCGTGCACGTCCCGGGAGGGTACGCGAGCTCCGGGCCCAGCGCGGCAGGCAGCCCCGGCATGCCCGCCCACCGTCATCCAGCAGGCCCGTCCGCTGTCGACGGCTACGCGCACGGCGGCTAAGACGCTCGCCCGCGTATGCGTGCTTCAGTGGCTCGTTGACAGTCGTGGCACGAGCTCCGGCCTTGAACTGACCGTGCGCGCGCAGCCGCTAGCCAGCGTGCGCTGTGTATGCAAGCACtcacagctagctagctagcatgcGGCGAGCAATGGCTGTGAACGCATGCCGCTAACGACtcgcagctagctagctagcatgcAGCGGTGCGAGCTGCGCACTATGCGGCTAGGGCGTGACCGGTCGAggatttttttgaagattttgacccATGGGATGAAAGTATTGCACGATTGAAACCATTTCATGATCTGACCTGTTTTGAAACGCCAGAGTCCGTGACGTTGCAGACGCACATAGAAACACTAGTCTAATGTGAcgttgcagacccactcaaacgccaatctaatgtggcgttgcagacccactcaaacgccagtctaatgtgacGTTGCAGGCAACGCGTAAAACGCCATGGTTCATGGCGTTTCAGTAGTACACATGTTGCTGGCAGCATGCCGTGGGCTGGCTGGATGCCGTCGCTGCGTTccatagtgggtctgcaacgccagcactgttggcgtttcacaatgggcctgcaacgccacattagactggcgttgcaagaaagaaaaaacgccacggtagacagaCGTGACATTGTTGGGCAGCAACGGcagcactgttggcgtttcacagtgggtctgcaacgccactttAGACTGGCGTTGTAAAAAAGaaaaaacgccacggtagacaggcgtgtCACTGTAGGGCAACAACGTCACGGTAGACAGGCGTTGCATAgtggggcagcaacgccacggcttgtggcgtttctaaaagaGTCGGATCGTGAAATGGTTTCAAATCTGGTTCATTTTGTGTTCATGTTTagaaaaaaggttaaaacagtgaaaaaatccccgTTCGACGCGCACAGGAGGACAACAAGGAGGCGAGCATCGGCATGCATCCGGAATTTCTATTTTTGAACAAAAAAACTAAAGCGGGCCGACCATCGCAGGAATCGTTGACATTTGCTAGGATTCGATTTAGTCCAGAATTACATAGTTCAGGGTACGATCGACCGGGATTTTGAATTGAAGGTTCATTTCGTCCGACCTCTATAAAATGAAGGTTGAAAATAGACTTTTTCTGTTCTAAAACTTACTGTTCTAGTTTGTATGAGACTTGGCAATGTTGTTCTAAAACTTGTATTGCCGATGCACCTACAAGACCTGCAACGTCCTTTTTGGTGTGTGTAAGACTTGTTATAATCTTCCGTTGTCACACTTTTACCTATTTTTTCATGTTTTCGGACAGTTGACGTAGTTGTCCAGTTCATCATAAGATGATGAGGTTACATACAGTTTTCGGCCTATTTTTCATGTTTTTTTGAATGATTGATGTTCCACGTATAGTTTTCTATTATTTCCATGCATTTTTATTGTTTTGTACTTAACTTAATACATGCTTTTTAAAATACATGGACATGATGTTCAAATTTCATTCCCAAACTTGTGCAAGAAATTATATTGTCATACATTTCTAAATGTTCAATTTCACACCTCTGCATCCAAGTAAGATTTGACATTGTTGTTCCCCCTCACGTACCCAATAGATGAACATTCAAGCACTAGGTGTGGTATTGATGCTCGATACAAATGTCATGGAATATTGGTACTAGAAACAATTTATATCAAAATTGGTAGCTACATTAGTACTCCCATTCTCGTGACTTGCATTCCCGTGGACGAAGATGGCGGGAGACAGCCGGAATCATCCGATGAAGATGGCGGCGGAAAGGGGATCTCAGCTTCGAGTGTGAGAGTGAGCGAGGGGAGAGAACTCGATGTGGCCAGTTAAGTGTGTGTCTTCTTCCCTCTCCACCATTCAGAAAAAGCACATATGGGTGCGGACGCGCAAATGCAAGTCACGTCACCAATCCGTCGGAGCATCTTTTTGACCAATTAGAATGAAGCAAAGTACCTCTGGCGGGTTCTATATTAAGTGTGCCACTGGTAGCCGCATTAACAGGGACGGGCGAGGTAGTGCACCCGTTGCGGCTATCTTTTTGCCTATTTCTTTATTATTTATTGTGTAAATACTCTACAACTTTAATTATATATTACTTACTATGTGACTTTTCCATGATTACCATTTGCCCACCTTTGCCATTTAGTACCGCTACTGCAGGATGGTCCAAAGATAACACCTCAATCAGAGACCCTTCAACGGAACTGTGTGTGATACATGAATCGCAAACAATATAGTTCAAACTCCGTCGTCAATAACATGAACTGTGTGCAATGGCGGACCTATCAAATACGATTCAGAAAAGACTTACGTGTGTGATTTGTGCCATATAGTTCATCCATATGAACTGTTTGTGATTAgctaaaataacacaaacaattAGAGAGATCGAGATGTGTACGATAGAGGGCACACAGTTCACTACCATAAACTGTGTGCGATGATATAGAAGAACACAGACGATTCGACAttacaagatgtgtgtgatatagAATAAACAAGTGAGTAATCACAATCATGTGCGAACACcaaaaataacacaaatgatTGTTGCTAATAACTTGTGTGTGTTGTGGGGAAACGATTGCTGGTATATAACAGTCGGTGATTGCTGAAATCATCACCAACGAGTTTCGTAGTTTAGTCTGTGTGTACTGTGATTTGCTCTGTCTGCATAACATCTATGTTGTGCCTACAGAACAACAACATATGTACTACTGATGAAGTCCATGCTCTCCGGAGGCTCTTGTGGTTCAGCCTCGACCCGCCCTCGCttgttggccgcctcgtcctccatcaAAAAAGGAGGCAATCCTCGGCGGTGGTCCTTATAGATAAGACCGGAGGAGAAGGTAAAGCATCAATGGAGAACTTGGGAGCGAGGGATGTGGGGAGAGGTTAAAGGGATCGATTCCCGGTGAGTCAGTTGCGCCTGCACAGCCGACTGCTCACATGCGTCCCTCTGAGCGTGCACGGTGGAATGCTCGCACGCGTCCCATCTGATCAAACCTGCACCCACAACACCTCCTAGCCAATAAAATAAGGAGGACGTGTGGCGGAACATAAATGAATAGTGCAACACATACATTTTCTATTATTAATAATCACATTTGTGAATTTACCATTTCTTCCTCCTTTGTCCCGTCTTATCATCGTGTTGccgcccaaggaatccagtgcatGCTTCGGCACCGCACATGCGTTTCTTTTGGCCGTGTTCCCACGCGCAACCACACAGGTTCCCGCACAAGCTTCTCCATCGGATTCCCGCCACAAGTGAATGAGCATAAGAGGCGGCGCGCGACACACGCGGATGCACATATAGTGCATCCTAGTGttcgaaatgtgccctagaggcaataataaattatttttttgttcaggataaccgtttattatccatgctataattgtattgattggaaacacaaatacatgtggggatacatagacaaaacaccgtccctagtaagtctctagttgactagctcgttgatcaaagatggtcaaggtttcctgaccatagacaagtgttgtcacttgataacgggatcacatcattaggagaatcatgtgatggacaagacccaaattataaacgtagcatgtgatcgtgtcattttcttgctattgttttctgcgtgtcaagtattcatccctatgaccatgagatcatgtaactcagtaacaccgaaggaataccttgtgtgtatcaaacgtcacaacgttactgggtgactataaaggtgctctacacgtatctccgaaggtgtccgttgagttagcatggatcaagactcggatttatcactccgtgtgacggagaggtatctcggggcccactcgataatacaacatcacacacaagccttgcaagcaatgtgactcaagtgtaagtcacgggatcttgtattacagaacgagtaaagagacttgtcgataacgaggttgaaataggtatacggataccgacgatcaaatctcgggcaagtaacataccgaaggacaaagggaatgatatacgggattatatgaatccttggcacagaggttcaaccgataagatcttcgtagaatatgtaggatccaatatgggcatccaggtcccgctattggatattgaccaaggagtgtctcgggtcatgtcaacatagttctcgaacccgcagggtctgcacacttaaggttcgatgatgttttagtatagttgagttatatgtgttggtgacctaaggttgttcggagtcctgaatgagatcacggacgtcaagagggtttccggaatggtccaaaatgaagattgatatataagatggtttcatttggtcaccggaaagttttcgggcattaccggcagtgtaccgggaatgacgaatgggttccgggtattcaccgggaggggccacccacccgggagtgagcctagtaatcctagggtggcgcaccaacccttagtgggctggtgaggccatcccaagagggctatggcaccacaagaagaaaaatccaaaggaaaaagaaaaacaaggaaagagggaggtgggaaggaaggagtggactccttcccccaaaccgaattggggtgggagtccacctcctcctccttgccgagcacccttgaggctcccttgagccttgctgctagcagtccccggcaacgacactagaagaatgttgttgacgtgttcctgacttgatgcctccgcgacaacagagccagaactgctcccaattgctcaacaattagcaattgtcttgcaatggcccaccagcgtgtgggatcgcggcagtttttgagggtagagtattcaacccaatttgttgattcgcccgtcaggaagtgaaaggatactctcaagtattggcagctgaatgtgtcaaattcaaccgcacctgaaagattagtatctgcaagcaaagtatcagtacaaagtagtatgatagcaacagtgccagaaacgatctgttgacggcagactattcataacggttgtatcaatggcgccagaagttgcccgtagacaggaaatattctttcccatcaacgtcgagcgaaaattattgtagcgggtagcagcagcgtaacgagtaacagcagtggcaaggaacaacagtagtgacatcagtagcaagtagcaacagtagcaagtaacagcagcagagcaaagcaagtaacaacaacaaagcaaaacaagtaacaacaacagtgggacaaactcataggcaatgggtcggtgattcgtttggatgacattcatcatgcaacagttataacacgaagagatatgtggctagctcccgttcgtcaatgtgatgtaggcatgcattccgtgtgtagtcatacgtgcttagggaaaagaacttgcatgacatctattgtccatccctcccgaggcagcagggtccaaaaggatactacgggatattaaggttctccttttaataaagaaccggaacaacgcattagcacttggtgaacacatgaactcctcaaactatggtcatcaccgggagtggttccggttattgtcactccggggttgtcgggtcataacacatagtaggtaactacaacttgcaagatcggatctaaaacaaacttatattggtgacaacataataatttaagatctgaaatcatggcacttgggccctagtgacaagcattaagcatggcaaagtagtagaaacatcaatctcagaacacagtggatactagggatcaatcctcgtcaaaactaactcgattacatgatagatctcatcctactcatcaccgcccagtgagcctacgaatagattactcacgaacgatgaagagcttcaggaattggagagggaagaaggttgatgatgacgatggtgacgatttcccctctccggggcccaaaacggactctagatctgccctccagatgaagaacaggatgtggcggcgcctccgtatcgcaacgcgatgaaatcttctctctttatttttttctggacgaaagtgaatttatagagctagagttgggggcggtagacccacgtgggccccacaagcttggttgccgcggccaggggggacgcggcaacagggcttgtggcccactggcccatcccctccgttggatctttgcgcaggtatttttcatattttccagaaatattctccgtaaatttttaggacgttccgagaactttcatttctgcacaaaaacaacaccatggcaattctgctgaaaacagcgtcagtccgggttagttccattcaaatcatgcaaattagagtccaaaacaagggcaaaagagtttggaaaagtagatacgatggagacgtatcaactcccccaagcttaaaaccttgcttgtcctcaagcaattcagttgacaaactgagagagaaagaaaaactttgacaaactctgtttgatcttgttgttgcaactatgtctaactcataaccaaaattttagcaagatcacaagttaaccacttaagcaagtgacacaaaggtctcatggtaaactaatatcaatgttaTAATCagctagtgagcaaataataatgagtttcagataccaacaattcaatcaaaacaagcatgaaacaatatgaataggtggtatctcgctagctctttccgagaccgcaaaacatatatggagagcactttcaaagatcaagggctgactaaacattgtaattcatagcaacgaagatccactcatagtcatactcaatatcaatcaaaagcaaagcataaaaatgacaaaggtgctctctaattggtgcttaaataagaacaggatgactcaacaggaaaataaatagaaatgcccttagcagagggaagcattgatttgcagaggtgccagagctcaagctttgaaaacagagataataattttgggtgacatgttttcattgtcaacgcaatgaccaagagttctcaatatcttccacgctactcatgctataggcggttcccaaacagaaaagtaaagttttaactccccgactcatgacccacaagtataggggatcaatcgtagtcctttcgataagtaagagtgtcgaacccaacgaggagcagaaggctctgataaaaggatttcagcaaggttataactgcaagcactgaaagtagcggtaacaagtgattgtgtagcgaggtgaaacatagcgagcaaaaagtaacaagtaacaagtactagcaatggtgcagcaagtggcccaatcccttttgtagcaagggacaagcctgaacaaagtcttataggaggaaaaacgctcccgaggacacacgggaatttttgtcatgctagtttcatcatgttcatatgattcgcgttcgttactttgatagtttgatatgtgggtggaccggcacttgggtactgcccttacttggacaa
This window encodes:
- the LOC123426661 gene encoding uncharacterized protein LOC123426661 — its product is MGCISSKLLPPGPGGRNGAERATVRGRVDHVVSLTSTTYGVLDLQIKHGAAAGAKELPLPQEQEKPISREWKRAPAKRPPPLVVPGAKKPAPALKPESGMEVINAWEIMAGLEDADSPAKKPAKPGRWSPARVLAMALSSPKRSSAKRRNTPGKENSPLQRCSGNSKPSDVADEDRILRPYNSIDNSKLSRASKRFSPGSARVARKPTGAETGGMSSSRRSLSPLFDPELLASIERELSEEGAHIKRVIGSEKPKQPKVIPAIVAEGKCPPGGADAVVLYTTTLRGIRRTFEECNAVRAAIEAHDVKVIERDVSMDSGYREELRLLLGGRELRVPAVFVRGKHVGGAAEVTRMEEEGKLKALLQGLPRARVWCAGCAGVRFVMCRDCNGSRKVRVDGEPKETVQCGECNENGLVRCPICS